The genomic window GTGGTTTGTGCTGAAGAATTGGATGCGACAGCGATTGGATGAGTTTGAGAACTTTCGAGATTGTGTGGATGCTGCGTTCAAGCAATGTCCTAACGTATGCGCGTAGAGCTATAGTCGCAAAAACAGCAAATCCCTTTGAGGGATTGAAACCTGAAACGGCTGGAACCGGAGCTTAGAGGGAAGGAGTCGCAAAAACAGCAAATCCCTTTGAGGGATTGAAACATTGTGAGGGCTAAGAACGGGGCAGGGAACTGGGAAGTCGCAAAAACAGCAAATCCCTTTGAGGGATTGAAACGGGCCAATTGCCCTTTCGCCCATGTTCTTCTTCATGAGTCGCAAAAACAGCAAATCCCTTTGAGGGATTGAAACTCGCCCTTCATCCTGGATTACTTCTTCCTCAACTTGTCGCAAAAACAGCAAATCCCTTTGAGGGATTGAAACAAGGAGGGAGAGAAGTGATGGCACAATGCAACTGGATGTCGCAAAAACAGCAAATCCCTTTGAGGGATTGAAACCCGCTGGATGAGTCTTCCAGCCCTGAGTGATCCAGGTCGCAAAAACAGCAAATCCCTTTGAGGGATTGAAACTCAGCCGCTTTGTTAGCCGCTTTTGAGCGCTTAGGTCGCAAAAACAGCAAATCCCTTTGAGGGATTGAAACTTTGACATGGGCTTTATCACTAATGAACGGGGCAGAGTCGCAAAAACAGCAAATCCCTTTGAGGGATTGAAACACGCTGTCCTCGCTGGCTCCAGAGCTGCTGTTATCGTCGCAAAAACAGCAAATCCCTTTGAGGGATTGAAACAGGTAGATTTATCGTTGAGATTAAAGGCGACTGCATGTCGCAAAAACAGCAAATCCCTTTGAGGGATTGAAACAAAAACCCCGCGTAAACGTCGAGGGCTCAGGCTGGTCGCAAAAACAGCAAATCCCTTTGAGGGATTGAAACGAATTACCATCCGCTCAGGATAATCAGGCTTAGCCGTCGCAAAAACAGCAAATCCCTTTGAGGGATTGAAACGGTTGAAGCGGCGGCATTGCACCAGAATGCTGTAGGTCGCAAAAACAGCAAATCCCTTTGAGGGATTGAAACGTATTAGCTCGAAAGCACGCCCGGACCCATCAGGTCGCAAAAACAGCAAATCCCTTTGAGGGATTGAAACAGCTTCCGCTCGACCCCTTGGGCCGCTATAACGGGTCGCAAAAACAGCAAATCCCTTTGAGGGATTGAAACCGTTTGCCCTGCCAGGGAACTTTGAGGTTGAAGCCTGTCGCAAAAACAGCAAATCCCTTTGAGGGATTGAAACAACGGGCAATTCAATGGGGAGACCATTGGCATCAAGTCGCAAAAACAGCAAATCCCTTTGAGGGATTGAAACAGCTTGGGGATAGGGGTGCTGGCTAAGAAACTGCCGTCGCAAAAACAGCAAATCCCTTTGAGGGATTGAAACCACTGCAGCCAACCCTGTATTTATTGAATACCCTTGTCGCAAAAACAGCAAATCCCTTTGAGGGATTGAAACCGGAATCAACCCGGAACGGAAGATCTCAACCTCAATGTCGCAAAAACAGCAAATCCCTTTGAGGGATTGAAACTTTAACTGATGAAATTACGGTTGGCAAAAGGAAAGGGTCGCAAAAACAGCAAATCCCTTTGAGGGATTGAAACTCCTCTGTGATTGTTCCGAGGGGAACCTGTATGGAGTCGCAAAAACAGCAAATCCCTTTGAGGGATTGAAACGTGAAATCAAAGAAGTGAACTGGAAACTCTCATGATGTCGCAAAAACAGCAAATCCCTTTGAGGGATTGAAACATCGAACCAGTCCCGATTGGCGCAGGTGGATTTGGGTCGCAAAAACAGCAAATCCCTTTGAGGGATTGAAACCACTCATGAGGGAGGCTGAAGCCACACACATAGAGTGTCGCAAAAACAGCAAATCCCTTTGAGGGATTGAAACCTACGCCTCTACTTCGGCGCATTCCGAACGAGCTGGAGTCGCAAAAACAGCAAATCCCTTTGAGGGATTGAAACGCGGCTACGGACAGCCCGGTAGCTGCGCTAACAGGCCGCGAAAACAGCAAATCCCTTTAAGGGATTGAAACCATTGAGACTGCCCTTCTTGCTGCTGGATAGATGGTCGCGAAAACGGTGAATCCCTTTGAGGGATTGCAACCAAAGGAACTTCTATCAACCTCAAAAAGTCAAATTCAAAAACACCAACGAGTTGAACTAAACTCCCAACTAGGCCAGCTGAAACTCTTGCAGTGCAGGCAAAAAATTGTGATTCTCGTGTCCAGAGCGGCTGAGTTTTAGCAGAGCAAAACGCTGCAACGGCGTGAGTTCAGCCCATTGTTCAGTCGATATTGCCACCCCTGCCACCTGCCCCTTTGCCAGAACACTATCGGGAATCACCTCCGCTTCTAACCAAGCTGGCTGAGGCTCAACCGGCAGATTTGTAGCTGTGCTGCCTGTATGCTTCTCGATCAGCTCACATAGAAATTGCCGATAAGCCAGAATCTCTGACTCACTAGCACAAGGCAGATCCACCAGAGATTCACGCTCCTGTTGATTGAAGCGATTCCACTGATTCAGCTTCAGCTTAATGCCGCAGGTATCCAGCTTGAAACGGACCTGCATGGGAATGCAGCGCAGAGACTCCACAAAATCAGCTTCGAATTGAAAGTAAGTTGCCATAATCGATAGCAAAGACCAGCAAGCTCAAACAGAATTGCACAAAATTCAGCAATTAGCTTACCTCGGAGGAGCTTCAAGCTGAAAAAGGCACCAGGAACTGGAGGCTGTAGCAACCCCTAACACCAACTCACTTTTTAATTGCTACACATTGACCCCTCCTAACCTCCCCTTGCCAAGGGGAGGTGCCGTAGGCCGTGGGGTTCTGATTGGTCACTCTCATTTAGAGAATGGGTATAAAGCTCCTCAAGGTGCCTCAGCGGAGAGCGTGGATTAGAGCCAGTTCAATGCTCTGGCTGAGCCATGAGAGCAGGAGGAACGAAATACTCCGTCTCCTCATCTCTAGAGTGAGGTGTGCCGCCAAAGTGTTCAACCAGCAAATCTCGCAGCACCGGCATCAGATCATCACAAGGAATGCCCTTCATAATCCGGGTACCGAGTTCCGGCTCATGGCCCACCTTGCCACCTATCCAGATATCTACCGCTTCAACAACCTTGCCATTCTTGCGCCCTTTCGTACCCATCAAGCCAATATCGGCCACCTGCGGTTGACCACAGGAATTAGGACAGCCCGTCCAGTGAATACGCACAGGTTTAGGCACAGATAGCTCTGCTTCTAAGGCCTGAATCATGGCCAGAGCCCGATTTTTAGTTTCAATCAGGGCAAAGCCGCAAAATTGACTGCCCGTGCAGGAAACCAAGCTCCGCACCAAGTTGTTCGGCTTGACCGAAAAATGCGCCAGAGGCGGTTCCCTCAAAAAAGGCTCCAGACGAGAATTCGGGATATTGGGAATGATCAGGTTTTGCTCAACCGTCAGGCGCAGCTCACCCGTGCCATAGACCTCTGCCAGACGCGCTAAGTCAAACATGTCTTGAGCGTACAGACGGCCAATGGGGATATGCAGACCTGCGAAGTTCAAACCGGGTTGCTTCTGCGGATAGACTCCAATGTGGTCGTGCTTATCCCAGCAAAACTCGTCCTTTTCAGCCGCAGTTTCCAGTGGTTTTCCCAATTGGTTTGCCACTTCATCCCGGAATTTCTCGATTCCCCACTGGTCAATCAGATACATCAACCGCGACTTTTGCCGATTTGCCCGCAACCCATGATTGCGATAGACCAGCAGAACGGCCTTGCTCAGCTCAACAACATCGTCAGGAACCACCCAAGCATTGAGAGGAACTGCTGCCTCATAGCGCTTGGGAGAGAACATGCCACCCACAATGACATTGAAGCCAAGGACACCATTTTTATAGGCAGGAATAAAGGCAAGGTCATTGAGTTCGGCGTGGATAGAGTTATCCCGGCAACCGGCAATGGCAATATTGAACTTACGCGGCAAGTTGGTAAATGCAGGATTGCCCTTACCCAGGTTAGTGATCATGTCCTGAACCATGCGACACAGGCCGCGTGTGTCAATCAGTTCATCCGGGTCAATTCCTGCCAAAGGCGAACCGGTGATATTGCGAACATTGTCTACGCCAGACTGAACCGAGGTGAGACCCACTCGCTCCAATTTGCGAAAGATATCCGGGACATCCTCAATCCGAATTCCCCGCAACTGAATGTTTTGTCGAGTGGTGATATCGGCATTGCCTTGCTCGCCGTAGAGCTGCACAATTTCGGCTAGAACCTGCATTTGGCTACTGGTGATTACGCCATTCGCCAGCCGCAGCCGCAGCATAAACTTGCCTGGTGTGACCGAGCGGTAAAACAAGCCCAAAACCCTGAGCCGGAAGTCACGGTCGGCTTCATTCATTGCTTCCCAGCCCACCTGAGCCAAGTGGTCTAGCTCCTGTTTCAGAACTAAACCATCTTTCTCTGCTTTAATCTTTTCAAATTTGTTCAGAGGGCCTGCATTCTCGCCTGCCGTTGTCAAATTCTCGAATTTGTTAACAACCTCTGTGTCCGTCAGATCCTCGGTTGCACTGGCAACTCTATTGGCCTGGCTCGCGTCCGTCATGGATCGACCTCCGCTAAGATTACGGGTGAATTGAAGCTGTGAGCACTTAAATCGGGGCTAGATTGGCAACCTAAAAACACTTTTCCTGACAAGCTAAAAGACCTGGCCCATTAAAGCCGTCAAGTTTGTTACACAAACTGCAACTTGATCTACAAACCTTTCTTCTGGAAGGTTTTACAATCGCTCAGTCTTTCTTAAGAGGTATCTTCTATTCACTTGCTCTTCCTCTCTCAAATTCAGCACAATCTTCTTGCTTAGCTCTGCTGTAGGCTGCACAGTGTTTGCTTACAGCAGAGCTAAGCAGTTAATTTGCTCATTACTGCTCACTGACCTGGACTATCTGAATCTGGGCTATCTGAGCCGAGCTATCTAATCTGGGCCAGGTGATTCGGTTTCTCTTGCAACGCTAATTTGTTCTGCTCAGCAGTAACCGGCACTAGTTGCACGGCGCAGGCTTTCAGCTCTGGCTGCTGGGAGTCGGGACAGGCTTCAGCATGAGTCAGGGCATTAGCTTCCGCCTGCTCCGCCCACAGTGCCCCCCAATGCATTGGCACAAACACGGTTCCCGGTGCAATCGCTTTAGTGACCAGCACCCGAAACCGAGCAACTCCCCGGCGCGAGCGCACCTCCAGCCAGTCCTGATCCTTCACCCCCAGCGCTCGGGCATCTCGTGGATGCACCTCAAGCAAGGGATGGGGATACATCTGCCGCAGCTTCTCTGTCCGTCCTGTCCGTGTCTGCGTGTGCCAGTGGCCATACAGCCGCCCCGTGGTCAAGACGTAGGGGTAGCGCTCATCCGGCGGCTCTGCCAAACCGCGAGAGTGATAAGCGCCAAAGCGAGCCCGTCGATCTGGCGTGTGGAAGCGCAAGTCCGTGTAGAGCCGGGCAGGTTCGCCCGGCTGGGTAGAGCCAGAATCGCGGCAGGGCCATTGCAAGGGGCCTTCTCGGCTCAGGCGCTCATGGCTCAGGCCACTCATGTCGCAGGGGCGACCTTTGGTCAGTTGCACGAACTCGGCATAGACCTCGGCACTGCTGCGGAAGGCGAACTGCTCAGTAAAACCAAGGCGACGACCGACTTCCGCAAAGATCGCCCAGTCTTCTCGGACTTCGCCCTGGCGGGGCTGAAAGGCAGGGCAAAGGGTGACCCGGCGCTCGGAGTTGGTCATGGTGCCGCTTTTCTCGCTCCACTGGGTCGCAGGGAGCAGAACATGGGCGAAGGCAGAGGTTTCGGTAGGGTAGTAGGCTTCCTGGTAAACGGTGAAGGGAGAACGGCGCAGAGCCGCTTTGGTGCGCTCCAGGTCAGGCATGCTGACGGCAGGGTTGGTGGCGGCAATCCAGAGGAACCCCACCTCGTCCTTTTCCAGACCGGTGACCATATCCCAGACAGTACGTCCAGGTTCAGACGAGATTTGGCCGGGTGGCAGTCCCCAGAACTGCTCGACCTCGGCTCGGTGTTGAGGGTTGCTGACTGAGCGATAGCCCGGCAGGAGATGGGCCAGCCCGCCTGCTTCCCGTCCGCCCATCGCGTTGGGCTGGCCGGTGAGGGAGAAGGGACCCGCCCCCGGTTTGCCAATTTGCCCAGTCAGTAAATGCAAGTTGATCAGGCTGCGCACCTTAGCGGTGCCTTCGGTCGATTGATTCACCCCCATCGACCAGAGGGACAAAGTGCGTTTTGATTGCGCCCAATAGCGAGCGGCTGTTTCTAGATCGCGCTCTGAAATGCCACAGCGTTGAGCCACAACCGAGGGCGGATAGTGCTGCACCAACTCAGCTAGAGCCGGAAAACCTGAGGTGCATTCGTCGATGAATTCGTAATTGACACAGCCCCATTGCAGCAGTAGGTGAGCAATGCCATTGAGCAAATCAATATCGGTTCCTGGCTGAATCGCCAGATGTAAATCTGCTGCCTCTGCGGTGCTGGTTCGCCGGGGATCAACGACGATCAGTTTGACCTGACGGTTGGCCTTGTGATGCTTACGCAGACGGTTGAAGATAATCGGGTGGCATTCGGCTGTGTTCGTGCCAATGAGAAAGGCGCAATCGGTCAACTCTAGGTCGTCATAACAGCAGGGAGGACCATCGGCACCGAAGCTCTGCAAGTAACCAGCGACGGCTGAAGACATGCATAGGCGTGAGTTGGCATCGAAGTTGTTAGTGCCGAGGCAGCCCTTGAATAACTTTTGGGCCGTGTAATAATCTTCGGTCACAAATTGACCTGAGCCGTAGAGACATAGGGCATCAGCCCCCTGTCGATAGCGCACCGTTTGGATACGATTGACGATGCGATCTAGGGCATCATCCCAAGTCGTTTGGCGGAAGGGCTCATCTAAAGAATCACGCACCATTGGGTGCAACAGGCGGTCTTGATCAATCGATTCGATGATCGTGGCACCCTTAACGCACACCATGCCCTGGCTGGAGGGATGGGCTCGATTGCCCCGAATTTTCCAACTCGGTTTGCCCTGCTCATCCCGGTGGGTCGCTTGGCCCATTTGAGCTGGCGGCAATGCTTCTAAACCACAACCTACGCCACAGTAGGGGCAGAGCGTCTTGATACTATCTGTCACCATTTCTCCTAGGGAGACACTGCATGATCGACAGCCATTGAATCTGCCAGACAAGCACCGTTGCCTTTATGCGAAACGCGTGCCAAATGTAGGCCAAATAATTCAGGCCAAATGTATGTAAGCTGCGTGCCAAATGCTCTACTCCACGTCATCGTGGGCAAAGCGTCGATAGAGGAAGTCCAAGGCGTAATTGCGCAGGTTGTAATATTCTGGGTCTTCCATAATGCGGGTGCGATCGCGCGGGCGAGCAAAGGGAATGGTGAGGACTTCACCAATCTGAGCCGCCGGACCATTGGTCATCATCACTAAGCGATCGGCTAAGAATAAAGCTTCATCAATGTCGTGGGTAATCATCAACACTGTGGCTCGATGATCGCTCCAGATTTTGAGTAACTCTTCCTGCAATTCCTCTTTGGTAATCGCATCTAGAGCCCCAAACGGCTCGTCTAAAATCAGGACCTTGGGCCGAATCGCTAAGGCACGGGCAATCGAAACCCGTTGCTTCATGCCGCCTGAGAGTTCACCGGGTCGCTTCTGAGCCGCTTCCGTTAAACCCACTAAGGCTAAATGCTCGTTAACGATTGCTTCTTTCTCTGCCTTAGTTTTATCGGGCCAAACTGACTTGACAGCAAGATAAATGTTCTCGAAGGCACTCATCCAGGGCAGCAGCGAGTAGTTTTGAAAAACCACCATGCGGTCTGGGCCAGGTTCAGCAATCGGTTCTGACTGCAAGCGCACCTCGCCACTGCTGGGCTTACGAAAGCCCGAAACCATGTCTAGTAAAGTGGATTTGCCACAACCCGAGTGCCCGATTACACAGATGAATTCGCCTTCGTAAACCGTGAGGTTTACACCTTCTAGAACTGTGTAGGAGCCGGTGTCTGTGGGATAAACCTTGGAGACATCCTTGATCTCCAAGTAAGGAGCGCGGTCAACTGATTGGGTTTGCTCGGAGCTGCTATTGCTAAGCGTTTGCATAGTCCAACGGAGAAATAGAGGATAACAGCGTGAGACGGATCGATTGCCTTGATTTAGTCCGGTGTCAACCCGGATGTAAGTCTGTCTAGGCTGCTTCGGTCACAGGTGAATCCATACCAATCACGACCTCTTCAATGCGCACTTCGCGCTTGATGCTCAGGCTATTGAGATAGCCAATGGGATCATCGGGATTGAAAACAGTCCCGTCTGCTAAACGGATAGGACCGCGATCCCGGCCAATATCCAGCAACTCCAATTCCCGGGCGGCGGCTCCAAACACTTCCGGACGACGGACCCGATCTAGAACTTCAATCCAGTTTTTAGGAAACGCAATCAGACCCCAGCGGGCAAGCTGAGTCATAATCCAGAGCCCCTCAACCCGGTCGGGGAAGTTGGTTCTGTCAACGAAAAACTGGTTGTAATGCGGTAAGGCTTGGGCTTCTTCTCCTGTGCCACGCGCATAAGGATCAATGAAACCAGGACGGGTATAGATCGGGTCAGTGCCGACATACTCAGGCTTGGACAGTAGCTGCACAATCTCTTCGCGATGGCGACGGTCATCGCAATATTCGCAGGCTTCCAGCAGCGCTTTGACCAAGGCAATATGGGTTTGAGGATAGCGGTTGGCCCAGTCTTCGCGCACTCCCAAAACTTTCTCTAAATGCCCGGACCAAATCTCTAAATCGGTGGCAATGACAAAGCCTAGCCCTTCATGAACCGCTCGCGAATTCCAAGGCTCACCGACACAGAAGCCGTCAATGTTGCCAGCTTTGAGGTTTGCCACCATTTGAGCTGGCGGAATCACGACCAAACTGACATCCAGATCTGGATCAATGCCACCGGAAGCCAGCCAATAGCGCAGCATCAGGTTGTGCATTGAGGAAGGATGAACTACCCCCAGGGTGTAGCGCTTGCCTGGGGTTTGAGCCATGACGGCCTTGAGGTCGGCGAGGCTGCGCACACCCTGGTCGAAAAGCTGCTTGCTCAGCGTAATCGCGTTGCCATTGCGAGCGATAGTCAGGGCGGTGACGATAGGCACGGGTGCATTGCCGCCCATACCCAAGGTCATGGACAGGGGCATTCCTGCAACCATTTGAGCTGCATCTAGGCGGCCCGTAACAACGCCTTGGGCAATCGCTTTCCAGTTTGGCTCTCGCGACAGGGTGACCGGTTCCAAACCATGTCGTGTGAAGAAGCCCTTTTCTTTAGCAACAACCAGGGGCGCACAGTCAGTTAGAGGGATGAAACCGATCTCTAAATTGACCTTTTCCAGACCATTGCGGGCAACAGCCACAGTTTGCTTGAGCTTGCGCTTCTTGTCTCGCTTCTGCTGATTGAGGAAATAAACAATCTCGCCGCGCAAACCATAATAGCTGGGGTGATTTACGACCTCTAGACGCTTACGAGCCCGAGGGAAAGGAACCTCAAGAATTTGGCCGATGTAGGACTCTGGACCGTTGGTCAGCATCACGATCCGGTCTGACAATAACAGCGCCTCATCCACATCGTGCGTGACCATAATGCAGGTGACCTGACTTTCTTCGCAGATCTGCATCAACTGCTCTTGCAGTCCGCCACGCGTTAGCGCATCTAGGGCCCCAAATGGCTCATCCAGCAGCAGCAGCTTAGGCCGAATCGCCAGCGCCCGCGCAATCGCAACTCGCTGTTTCATCCCGCCTGAAAGCTGGCTCGGCTTCTTAGCAGCAGCTGCCTTTAGACCCACCAGGTTGATGTGGTGTTCAATGATCTCTTTACGCTCGGCTTTAGGCCGATCTGACATCACGCCATTGACGGCTAAAGCGATATTATCGTAGACCGTCAGCCAGGGCAGCAGGGAGTAATTCTGGAATACGACCATACGGTCTGGGCCCGCCTCCGTCACCTGCCGCCCCTGCAAAATCACCCCCCCTTTTGTGGGTTGATCTAGGCCAGCGACGATATTGAGCAGTGTCGATTTACCACAGCCGGAGTGGCCGATCAACGAGATGAATTCACCCTGTTGGATTTTGAGTTCAATGTTTCTGAGGGCGACGTATTCACCACCGTTGGGTAGCGAGAAAACCCGGTCAATATGATCAACTTCAACAAAGGGTGGCATGGCAGTAACCGGTAGCAGGACAAGCGGTTAGGG from Leptolyngbya sp. FACHB-261 includes these protein-coding regions:
- a CDS encoding molybdopterin oxidoreductase family protein, which translates into the protein MVTDSIKTLCPYCGVGCGLEALPPAQMGQATHRDEQGKPSWKIRGNRAHPSSQGMVCVKGATIIESIDQDRLLHPMVRDSLDEPFRQTTWDDALDRIVNRIQTVRYRQGADALCLYGSGQFVTEDYYTAQKLFKGCLGTNNFDANSRLCMSSAVAGYLQSFGADGPPCCYDDLELTDCAFLIGTNTAECHPIIFNRLRKHHKANRQVKLIVVDPRRTSTAEAADLHLAIQPGTDIDLLNGIAHLLLQWGCVNYEFIDECTSGFPALAELVQHYPPSVVAQRCGISERDLETAARYWAQSKRTLSLWSMGVNQSTEGTAKVRSLINLHLLTGQIGKPGAGPFSLTGQPNAMGGREAGGLAHLLPGYRSVSNPQHRAEVEQFWGLPPGQISSEPGRTVWDMVTGLEKDEVGFLWIAATNPAVSMPDLERTKAALRRSPFTVYQEAYYPTETSAFAHVLLPATQWSEKSGTMTNSERRVTLCPAFQPRQGEVREDWAIFAEVGRRLGFTEQFAFRSSAEVYAEFVQLTKGRPCDMSGLSHERLSREGPLQWPCRDSGSTQPGEPARLYTDLRFHTPDRRARFGAYHSRGLAEPPDERYPYVLTTGRLYGHWHTQTRTGRTEKLRQMYPHPLLEVHPRDARALGVKDQDWLEVRSRRGVARFRVLVTKAIAPGTVFVPMHWGALWAEQAEANALTHAEACPDSQQPELKACAVQLVPVTAEQNKLALQEKPNHLAQIR
- a CDS encoding nitrate reductase associated protein, with protein sequence MATYFQFEADFVESLRCIPMQVRFKLDTCGIKLKLNQWNRFNQQERESLVDLPCASESEILAYRQFLCELIEKHTGSTATNLPVEPQPAWLEAEVIPDSVLAKGQVAGVAISTEQWAELTPLQRFALLKLSRSGHENHNFLPALQEFQLA
- a CDS encoding nitrate ABC transporter ATP-binding protein (This model describes the ATP binding subunits of ATP-binding cassette (ABC) transporters for nitrate transport, or for bicarbonate transport, in bacteria and archaea.); translation: MQTLSNSSSEQTQSVDRAPYLEIKDVSKVYPTDTGSYTVLEGVNLTVYEGEFICVIGHSGCGKSTLLDMVSGFRKPSSGEVRLQSEPIAEPGPDRMVVFQNYSLLPWMSAFENIYLAVKSVWPDKTKAEKEAIVNEHLALVGLTEAAQKRPGELSGGMKQRVSIARALAIRPKVLILDEPFGALDAITKEELQEELLKIWSDHRATVLMITHDIDEALFLADRLVMMTNGPAAQIGEVLTIPFARPRDRTRIMEDPEYYNLRNYALDFLYRRFAHDDVE
- a CDS encoding ferredoxin--nitrite reductase, which gives rise to MTDASQANRVASATEDLTDTEVVNKFENLTTAGENAGPLNKFEKIKAEKDGLVLKQELDHLAQVGWEAMNEADRDFRLRVLGLFYRSVTPGKFMLRLRLANGVITSSQMQVLAEIVQLYGEQGNADITTRQNIQLRGIRIEDVPDIFRKLERVGLTSVQSGVDNVRNITGSPLAGIDPDELIDTRGLCRMVQDMITNLGKGNPAFTNLPRKFNIAIAGCRDNSIHAELNDLAFIPAYKNGVLGFNVIVGGMFSPKRYEAAVPLNAWVVPDDVVELSKAVLLVYRNHGLRANRQKSRLMYLIDQWGIEKFRDEVANQLGKPLETAAEKDEFCWDKHDHIGVYPQKQPGLNFAGLHIPIGRLYAQDMFDLARLAEVYGTGELRLTVEQNLIIPNIPNSRLEPFLREPPLAHFSVKPNNLVRSLVSCTGSQFCGFALIETKNRALAMIQALEAELSVPKPVRIHWTGCPNSCGQPQVADIGLMGTKGRKNGKVVEAVDIWIGGKVGHEPELGTRIMKGIPCDDLMPVLRDLLVEHFGGTPHSRDEETEYFVPPALMAQPEH
- a CDS encoding nitrate ABC transporter ATP-binding protein (This model describes the ATP binding subunits of ATP-binding cassette (ABC) transporters for nitrate transport, or for bicarbonate transport, in bacteria and archaea.) codes for the protein MPPFVEVDHIDRVFSLPNGGEYVALRNIELKIQQGEFISLIGHSGCGKSTLLNIVAGLDQPTKGGVILQGRQVTEAGPDRMVVFQNYSLLPWLTVYDNIALAVNGVMSDRPKAERKEIIEHHINLVGLKAAAAKKPSQLSGGMKQRVAIARALAIRPKLLLLDEPFGALDALTRGGLQEQLMQICEESQVTCIMVTHDVDEALLLSDRIVMLTNGPESYIGQILEVPFPRARKRLEVVNHPSYYGLRGEIVYFLNQQKRDKKRKLKQTVAVARNGLEKVNLEIGFIPLTDCAPLVVAKEKGFFTRHGLEPVTLSREPNWKAIAQGVVTGRLDAAQMVAGMPLSMTLGMGGNAPVPIVTALTIARNGNAITLSKQLFDQGVRSLADLKAVMAQTPGKRYTLGVVHPSSMHNLMLRYWLASGGIDPDLDVSLVVIPPAQMVANLKAGNIDGFCVGEPWNSRAVHEGLGFVIATDLEIWSGHLEKVLGVREDWANRYPQTHIALVKALLEACEYCDDRRHREEIVQLLSKPEYVGTDPIYTRPGFIDPYARGTGEEAQALPHYNQFFVDRTNFPDRVEGLWIMTQLARWGLIAFPKNWIEVLDRVRRPEVFGAAARELELLDIGRDRGPIRLADGTVFNPDDPIGYLNSLSIKREVRIEEVVIGMDSPVTEAA